Proteins co-encoded in one Acidimicrobiales bacterium genomic window:
- the yajC gene encoding preprotein translocase subunit YajC — MLVPIAILGVMYAVLILPQQRRVKEHRAYVASLQVGDDVVTTSGLFGTVTALDDEQARLRIAPDVEITMARMAIARPQPAVVPADPTPEDPE, encoded by the coding sequence TTGCTCGTCCCGATCGCGATCCTCGGCGTGATGTACGCCGTCTTGATCCTGCCCCAGCAGCGGCGGGTGAAGGAGCACCGGGCCTACGTCGCCTCGCTCCAGGTGGGCGATGACGTGGTGACCACGTCGGGGTTGTTCGGCACCGTCACCGCCCTCGATGACGAGCAGGCCCGGCTCCGCATCGCTCCCGACGTCGAGATCACCATGGCCCGCATGGCCATCGCCCGGCCCCAGCCCGCGGTCGTCCCGGCCGACCCCACCCCCGAAGACCCCGAGTAG